Genomic window (Prosthecochloris aestuarii DSM 271):
AGAAAAAGGGCTCCGGCTGTTATGACGGCAACCAGCAGGTTGCGGTTGCTTGCAGATTGATGCATGACCAAAGGCCTGGTAAAACGTTATGATCTGTTGTGAATAAGGCGAAGGAATTCGCTTCTTGTGGATGGCGAAGAGATGAATTCGCCGGACATTGCCGATGTTGTTGTTACTGAATTTTGTTTTTCTACTCCCCGCATCACCATACACATGTGCTTGGCTTCGATAATCACCCCGACTCCTTTGGGGTTAAGCACGTCCTGGATCGCATCCCTTATCTGCTGGGTGAGCCGTTCCTGAACCTGCAGGCGGCGGGCATAGACTTCCACGACACGTGCGATTTTCGACAGACCGACAATCTTTCCATCAGGAATATAGGCAACATGCGCTTTTCCGAAAAATGGAAGCATATGATGTTCGCACATCGAAAAGAGTTCGATATCCTTAACCAGCACCATTTCGTCGTAAGATTCTTTAAAGACTGCTTTTTTAAGCAGTTCTTCCGGATTTTCGCGGTAGCCTTTGGTCAGAAAACGCAGTGATTTAGCGACCCGTTCCGGTGTTTTCAGCAGTCCTTCGCGCTCAGGGTTCTCCCCCAGACCACCAAGAATCGTTGTAACCGCAGATGACAGTGTTTCAATGATTTGAGGTTCGTTATCAGTCATGGCATCGAGGCAGTCATCATCTTCGCACATGCTGACGCCGGAATAGGACGACCGGCGATTATTCGCCAAGGTATCTGACAGAGTTTTTTCGTGTTTCATGGATTTTGACTTCATGAAGAGTTATCTCCTTGTTGGAGTATGATTGGAGAGCATCGTGTAAAATGTCCCAGACAGTTACAGCCAGTATTTCCGTACTGGGAACGGTGTTTTTGAGTTCTTCGACATCGAAATTCAGGTGTTTATGATCGAAACGGCTCATGATCTCGTTTTCAAGAATAATCTTGAGCTCTTTCATATCAAGCAGAAAACCTGTCTTCCTGTCTACCGTGCCGCTGACCGTGATTTCAAGTTCGTAATTGTGGCCGTGACCGTAGAGGTTGCTGCATTTACCGTATGTTTTCAGGTTTTCTTCATCAGAGATCGACGGGTTGAACAGACGGTGAGCGGCATTGAACTCCACGGTGCGGGTAACATAGACTTTTCTTGGTTTCTCTAAAACATCATTCATAAGTATTAAAGTTCAGTCAATACTTTTTTCAGGTTATGAGTGCTATCAGCTTTCAGTAAGGTAAAGCCGTCGATGTATTTTTCCACGGTTTCGAAGGATGTAACTGACCCCGCTAATAATAAGTTTCAGTGGCTGATAAGATTTGAGTCTTTCATAATTGAGCATTGTGCCTCGGTGCTATGGGGGAATGAATTGAATGAAAATGGTATTATAATCGTCAGATTGTTGT
Coding sequences:
- the folE gene encoding GTP cyclohydrolase I FolE, producing MKHEKTLSDTLANNRRSSYSGVSMCEDDDCLDAMTDNEPQIIETLSSAVTTILGGLGENPEREGLLKTPERVAKSLRFLTKGYRENPEELLKKAVFKESYDEMVLVKDIELFSMCEHHMLPFFGKAHVAYIPDGKIVGLSKIARVVEVYARRLQVQERLTQQIRDAIQDVLNPKGVGVIIEAKHMCMVMRGVEKQNSVTTTSAMSGEFISSPSTRSEFLRLIHNRS
- a CDS encoding 6-carboxytetrahydropterin synthase, with protein sequence MNDVLEKPRKVYVTRTVEFNAAHRLFNPSISDEENLKTYGKCSNLYGHGHNYELEITVSGTVDRKTGFLLDMKELKIILENEIMSRFDHKHLNFDVEELKNTVPSTEILAVTVWDILHDALQSYSNKEITLHEVKIHETRKNSVRYLGE